The Candidatus Moraniibacteriota bacterium genome includes a region encoding these proteins:
- a CDS encoding septum formation initiator family protein, producing MRKRIFLTLLFLTLGLAVTAVVSYVTVKEARRNKQIEKEIELLRQEAEQIRKNNEDLREKIFYFETPEFQERVAKEKLNFQKPDEKVVIVKPSPSLESRAESANNEQVSNPEEEVPNHIKWWNQFFKY from the coding sequence ATGAGAAAACGCATTTTTTTGACTCTGCTGTTTTTAACTCTCGGTTTAGCAGTGACGGCGGTTGTCTCTTATGTGACAGTGAAAGAAGCGCGACGCAACAAGCAAATTGAAAAAGAAATTGAATTGCTGCGTCAGGAAGCCGAGCAAATCCGGAAGAATAACGAGGATTTGCGGGAAAAGATTTTTTATTTTGAAACGCCGGAATTTCAGGAACGAGTGGCCAAGGAAAAACTTAATTTTCAAAAACCGGATGAAAAAGTAGTAATTGTAAAACCCAGTCCTTCCCTTGAAAGCAGAGCAGAAAGTGCCAATAATGAGCAGGTAAGTAATCCGGAAGAAGAAGTTCCCAACCATATAAAATGGTGGAATCAGTTTTTTAAATATTAA
- the lepA gene encoding translation elongation factor 4, producing MASMDQDNIRNFCIIAHIDHGKSTLADRLLEFTGTIEKRKMKEQILDQMDLERERGITIKLQPVRMIYNVQNVKGDQVEQLERAKRSYILNLIDTPGHVDFNYEVSRSLAAVEGAILLVDATKGVQAQTLSNLYLAIEQGLEIIPVINKIDLSNANIEKTKREVIHILGCQENEILLASGKTGEGVEEILQAVIRKIPVPKGNSDRSLRALIFDSKYDVYKGVLAYARIVDGSVRQEDGIYMMATATESSVIEVGYFKPELVVAEVLSAGDIGYIATGLKSVNQCRVGDTITISKSNVKNQISKLPGYKEVKPMVYASFYPVEGDDYNMMRDALEKLKLNDAAFVFELESNLALGRGFRCGFLGILHMEIIQSRLEREFEISPTITTPSVVYKIKTKDQSSSLEANHPSAEKSKTREFFIYSPAEMPDPSIIESISEPYVKLDIISPVSFLGPIMEVMKNTRAEYKNTEYIDSERIILNFNCPLTDVIVNLHDDLKSASSGYASMNYEFLEYRPNDLIKLDILVAGDKVDAFSRIVPKNRSYSEGKRIVEKLKEAIPKQNFTVALQAAVGGKIIARETIAAFRKDVTAKLYGGDVTRKRKLLEKQKKGKKKMKNIGRVTIPSEAFLAVLKK from the coding sequence ATGGCGAGTATGGATCAGGATAATATTAGAAATTTTTGCATCATTGCCCATATTGATCACGGAAAATCGACCTTAGCCGACCGGCTTTTGGAATTTACCGGAACGATTGAAAAAAGGAAAATGAAAGAGCAGATTTTGGATCAAATGGATCTGGAAAGGGAACGGGGGATTACGATAAAATTGCAGCCGGTAAGAATGATTTATAATGTTCAAAATGTTAAAGGTGATCAAGTTGAACAATTAGAACGAGCAAAGCGATCTTACATTTTAAACTTAATTGATACACCGGGCCATGTGGATTTTAATTATGAGGTCTCTCGGTCATTGGCAGCAGTTGAAGGCGCAATTCTTCTCGTTGACGCGACCAAAGGAGTACAGGCCCAAACCTTATCCAATCTTTATCTGGCGATTGAACAAGGGTTGGAAATAATTCCGGTTATTAATAAAATTGACCTTTCCAACGCCAACATTGAAAAAACAAAAAGGGAAGTCATTCATATTTTAGGATGCCAGGAAAATGAAATTTTGCTTGCTTCCGGAAAAACGGGGGAAGGAGTAGAAGAGATACTGCAAGCCGTAATCAGAAAAATACCAGTTCCCAAAGGAAATTCCGACAGGTCCCTGCGGGCGCTGATTTTTGATTCCAAATACGATGTTTACAAAGGCGTTTTGGCTTATGCGCGAATTGTGGATGGAAGCGTGAGGCAAGAAGATGGGATTTATATGATGGCAACGGCAACCGAAAGCTCAGTCATTGAAGTCGGATATTTTAAACCAGAATTGGTTGTAGCCGAAGTTTTGTCTGCCGGAGATATCGGATACATTGCCACTGGACTAAAAAGCGTTAACCAGTGCCGGGTAGGCGACACAATCACAATATCAAAATCAAATGTAAAAAATCAAATATCAAAATTGCCGGGATACAAAGAAGTAAAACCGATGGTCTACGCCAGCTTTTACCCGGTGGAAGGCGATGACTATAACATGATGCGCGACGCGCTGGAAAAGCTTAAACTTAACGACGCCGCCTTTGTCTTTGAACTGGAAAGCAATCTAGCGCTGGGTAGGGGATTCCGCTGCGGTTTTCTGGGAATTCTTCATATGGAAATAATCCAATCCCGGCTGGAGAGGGAATTTGAAATCAGTCCGACCATAACCACTCCCAGTGTTGTTTATAAAATTAAGACCAAGGATCAGAGCTCTTCTTTGGAGGCGAATCATCCTTCGGCAGAAAAATCTAAAACCAGAGAGTTTTTTATATATTCGCCGGCCGAAATGCCCGATCCTTCCATAATCGAAAGCATTTCAGAGCCATATGTGAAACTGGACATTATTTCTCCAGTGAGTTTTCTGGGGCCGATTATGGAAGTGATGAAGAACACCCGGGCTGAATATAAAAATACCGAGTACATTGACAGTGAGCGGATTATTCTTAATTTTAACTGTCCATTGACGGATGTCATCGTTAATTTGCACGATGATTTGAAAAGCGCTTCGTCCGGTTACGCGTCCATGAACTATGAATTTTTGGAGTATCGTCCAAATGACCTGATAAAGTTGGACATCCTTGTTGCTGGTGATAAAGTGGATGCTTTTTCCCGGATTGTTCCTAAGAATCGCTCTTATAGCGAAGGAAAGCGGATTGTGGAAAAACTGAAAGAGGCCATTCCAAAACAAAATTTTACCGTGGCGCTTCAGGCGGCGGTCGGTGGAAAGATTATTGCTCGCGAAACCATTGCGGCTTTCCGAAAGGATGTCACCGCCAAACTCTACGGAGGCGATGTAACCCGCAAACGAAAACTCCTGGAAAAGCAGAAAAAAGGGAAGAAAAAAATGAAAAATATCGGCCGGGTGACTATTCCATCAGAGGCCTTCCTGGCGGTATTAAAAAAGTGA